The following are encoded together in the Lactuca sativa cultivar Salinas chromosome 1, Lsat_Salinas_v11, whole genome shotgun sequence genome:
- the LOC111886034 gene encoding patellin-3, producing the protein MADDSPTTASPPPEMASEQPILSHPPPSPPPPGSVTEKETPFSPPSTTTIGQVIEQPEKSISNQPTKTPEPMPSFKEESNQIKDLSAPEKKSLDDFKHILQEAITKKEFTFLNKPEEPISEITSPPKEISIWGIPLLKDERTDVILLKFLRARDFKVKDSFTMLKDTLQWRQTFNIDSLLDENLGDDLEKVVFMHGFDKEGHPVCYNVYGEFQNKELYRKTFSDGETRLKFLRWRIQFLERSIRKLDFTPGGVNTIFQINDLKNSPGPAKTELRLATTQALHLLQDNYPEFVAKQVFINAPWWYLAFYTMISPFMTQRTKSKFVFASSAKTPETLFKYVTPEHVPIQYGGLSLDYCDCNPEFTIDDPASVVTVKPATKQTVEIIVNEKCVFVWELRVVGWEVSYGAEFVPNNEDLYTIIIQKAKKMTQSDEPVISHSFKISEIGRILLTIDNSTSKKKTLLYRFKVTPFSE; encoded by the exons ATGGCCGACGACAGTCCCACTACCGCCTCACCTCCGCCGGAAATGGCAAGTGAGCAGCCCATTTTGTCTCACCCTCCACCATCACCTCCGCCACCTGGTTCTGTAACAGAGAAGGAAACCCCATTTTCACCACCATCCACCACTACCATAGGTCAGGTTATTGAACAACCAGAAAAATCCATATCCAATCAACCCACCAAAACCCCTGAACCCATGCCTTCTTTCAAAGAAGAAAGCAACCAAATCAAAGATCTTTCAGCTCCAGAAAAAAAATCACTTGATGACTTCAAACACATTCTCCAAGAAGCCATAACCAAGAAAGAGTTTACCTTTTTGAATAAACCAGAAGAACCCATTTCAGAAATCACTTCACCTCCTAAAGAAATTTCAATTTGGGGCATACCCCTTTTGAAAGATGAAAGAACTGATGTTATTTTGCTCAAGTTCTTGAGAGCTAGAGACTTCAAAGTCAAAGATTCTTTCACAATGCTCAAAGACACACTCCAATGGAGACAAACGTTCAACATTGATTCTTTACTTGACGAAAACTTAGGagatgatcttgaaaaagttgtGTTTATGCATGGATTCGATAAAGAAGGACACCCTGTTTGTTATAATGTATACGGCGAGTTTCAGAACAAAGAATTGTATCGGAAAACTTTTTCCGATGGAGAAACGAGGCTGAAGTTCTTGAGATGGAGGATTCAGTTTCTTGAAAGGAGTATAAGAAAGCTAGATTTTACCCCTGGTGGTGTAAACACCATTTTCCAGATCAACGACCTGAAAAACTCTCCGGGACCGGCCAAGACGGAGCTCCGGCTAGCCACCACTCAAGCTCTGCATCTCCTGCAGGACAACTACCCTGAATTTGTAGCAAAACAG GTTTTCATCAATGCTCCATGGTGGTATTTAGCTTTCTATACAATGATCAGTCCATTCATGACTCAAAGAACCAAGAGCAAGTTCGTATTCGCAAGCTCTGCAAAAACCCCCGAAACCCTTTTCAA ATACGTGACTCCCGAGCATGTTCCAATTCAATACGGTGGGTTGAGCTTAGATTACTGTGATTGCAATCCGGAATTCACCATTGATGATCCAGCTTCAGTGGTTACAGTTAAACCTGCAACTAAGCAAACTGTGGAGATTATAGTCAACGAG AAATGCGTATTTGTCTGGGAGCTACGTGTAGTTGGTTGGGAAGTGAGCTATGGTGCTGAGTTTGTACCCAATAACGAAGATCTTTACACCATAATCATACAGAAGGCGAAGAAGATGACTCAAAGTGATGAACCAGTGATTAGTCACAGCTTCAAGATCAGTGAGATTGGTAGGATACTTCTTACTATTGATAACTCGACTTCAAAGAAGAAAACATTGCTCTATAGGTTCAAGGTCACTCCTTTTTCAGAATGA